The genomic interval AGTAGAGGTTCCTCTTTCTGTGGAGGCTCTCCATGCAAATAAGCCCTTTCACAGTTCTTGCTTGTGTGACTCACTTCCATATGAGGAAAGGGATGATATGGGGTGGGGGTAGGCATAACTATATGCCAAACACCACAACAATTAAAGCCtcaatatttgaataaataataatcagaCTTGCTCAAGTAAATGTTCAGTATGTTGGAAACTGCCTTGTGTGCCAACACACTCCATGGTGTATTTTTCTTACAGCTACTGCAAGAGTATTGTGCTGGTATTAGAACTTCCAATCCTGCACACAATTGATTTAGGATCAGACTAACGTAATATTTCCAGAGATTTCATGTGGTAGTTTTCTATTAGAGATTTGCATCATGCATTTTAAAGCCCTTGCAATTTATTTGGGGACATGTAACGTATTACAGATGAAATAGGCTAGAAATGTTTCTTTCCTGCTTACCCAATTTGAGACATCATCAGTTTCACATGGCTGGCATTCAGATGTACAATTTGTTGCCTAATCATGGGTTATTATCAATGAGATACAACACGGGTTACTTTCCTTTTGATCTTTGCTGCTACCACTTGATGTGGGAAAATTTAAGTATTTCATCTATTGTCACTGTGCAAAAAGTAAGTTTCTGTGTTCAAAAGACTAAATGCTTCTGCTGTATATTTTGTTCAAtacaaaattatatattaaaaaataacttgTTCTGCTTCACTGTATCTGCCTGATCATTAATGATTATTGCAAGAGCTAATGTttggtatttcagaggaaggagctggcaaaccacatctgaatcttgcttgcctaggaaaaccctgtgaaattcatggagttgccacaTTTTGACAGGCAACTTGCAAGGCACACATGGGTTTAAAGAGGTATTCTGATGTGTGAAGAAATTGAGAGTAGGCCTTTACATATACATCTTCCTCTCAAAGCTAATGCAAGAACTAATGAACTGGGGAAGCCAAACTTTATCATATTTATAAACTAGAAAGGACGATAGAGGACAAAAGCACaagagaaaaaaattactttccccctttcctcttgttCTTTCTTCATCTATCATCTCTATTACAAACTTCATTTTCACCACCTACAATGGCTTGGTAGAACAGCCCTGTAACTTCCAGCGTGCGGAAGCTTACATGATTCCTAATTTTGGTGTAGAacccaaaattcaaaaagcacTCTAAATACCAAGTACCTAGGCACCAGCCACAAACCCACAgggattctttaaaaaatgtttttgtttccaaaGGAGTTACATTTTAGTTTATGCTGAGAAAAATCACAAACTGATCCTACAGGTGCCCTGCGACCTCATAGGAACAGGCTCCATCATCCTGAAAATGAGCTGTGAATTTATATGCGTTGTCTGCAGTATATGGATTTATATGCAGTCACCAGTATATGAATCGTGTTAGTACTGTTTCACTCAGGACTAGTCAGCTACAAATGATCAAATACGATCTCTCCTACCCTGTTATGTTGAACAGCTAAATGGTTAAATCCAACCTACTGAAGTAACAGCAACAGTTCTGGTTCATGAAGCATTAGGCAGCTCAAGACACTGCGGCGGCGTTTTGCTATCACAAACTAAGTAGGCCACCTCACTGAAGTGTTAATGGAATTACATTTTCTAGTTCAGTTCAATGCTCAAGATGGGGTTGACTCATTTCTTCAAAAAagagacaggagaaaaaaaaacagtagTTAATGCTTCTATTTCGGTTTTAATCATTTCACATCTATGGTTTTGGAGAGATGCTACACTCTTTTAGTCAACAAAGTAACAAAAGGAAGTCGGAGGTGTCTGCTTTTCCAAACTGCTGAAGTCAACCAGTATATACCAGTAGAAAGTGGTTGAGACATATTTTCAGGTTTATTGGTGCGAGAGAGATAAGTTCATACGCCTTGCCAATCATAACTAACACACTACTGTTTCTAAAGCATACTGTCttgcaaaaaaaccaacaagCAACACATGAGTAAACAAGTctcaattcattttttaataaattaatatcaTTCAAAATACAGTGCCAGAACATGATGCAGCTGAACATGCTAGAACGATCCATCATGAAGCACCTGTGCTCATGTAAGATTGGTGGCTCCCCGCTACTGCTAGTGGTTCCTGGGATTAATGCCAAAGCAGCACTAGTCAACTGCTCTCCTGCAGAGTATTCCTGAACAAAATTTGCTCCCCtcgaaaaaggaaaaagaaaaaaaaaagacaactaaGGGATACTTATACACAGCCACACTACAGTAAATGCTTGTTattaaattaacaaaaataaagaccTGGTTAATCCACACTAACTCTTAGTTTACACTGGGGCAGGGGGAACAAGCAGCAGGAAGTAATATGCATGAGCCAATGTTTTTGAAACAGAATGTGGAGCTATTTACTGATCAAAAGCTCCACGCAGACCCGCACTAGGAAGGGCTGGCAATCAGCATTGCAAGCCCAGCAACGTAAGTTCACACCTGGCAAACTACCAGCTGCTCGGAAGACCTGTATTCTAAATAGACAGGTATAAGTTAGTGAAAATAACATGCACctaataataattacaatattAATAATACAGCTTGACTGAGCCTGCAGTCATTTTGCCCTGCATGTCACTGTAAAATGGAAGATCTACCCTTCCTACCACAGGTAGATCCATGGGATTTGCTTCTTCTTTTACATGGCATTATTATACCAACGCAGCTGCAACACAAGTGCAGCACATTCTATTAGGCCACACAATCTAGATAACTAGCACATAGAGAGATTTCCAGAACTCACTCAAATATAACTGGAAGATACTTTGAGCAATTAACATACCATCCTAGAAACAGAAGCTGCTTTTGTGAAAGTTTCCTGAACTAAAAGTCTTCAcaggactaaaaaaaaaaattaagacaatAAGCAGATGCTTTAAGCTTGCAATATACATATAGATCCCATCAGCTCTCAGAGGGATTGTTTCAGATTATGGAAGCATATCTGCTCATAAATTTCACTGATTTATACTCTGGCCACAAAATGTTATGTAGGGCATACAGACAAAGCCAGCTTAATGTTTCAGTTTCCAGTCCTACTGCCTGAAAAAGAATTTTCATGGTAACCAATTATAGGCATGCAGTCTCTGAATTTTGGGAGCTATACAGGTGGTAGTGTGACCATCTCTCCATCCAGTTCAAATTCATCAGCCGCATCTGGAAAGAGGTATGGGGGAGGCTTCCATGGGGACTCTTCAAGGCAAGATGGATACAGCTTTCCCACAGTACACCGGAAGTCTTTTCCCAAATCCCAGAGCACCCGCTCAGGTATATGCTGACGCAAGAACCAACAATCAAGGTCCATATCATATTGGTAGGTCGCATACTTGGCTCTTTCATTCATGTGGGTTTCTCGAATGAAGACACACAAGGAGTTAGAGATCACAACAGCTCTGACACAGGGGTCAGAATACCGTTTGGCAGGAATATTGGCTGCCATTtgccattcatttttatttacatcATAAACCTCCACAGTTACGGAAGACCCATCTACAGTGCTAGTAGGGAGTCTAATCCCAGAGTTGCCGCCAACATGCAGGCCTCCAATGTAAAATATTTTGTCTCCAAAAGCAGCAGCTGAAGCAAAGCATCTACTAGTTTGTCTCATAGCCATTTCAACCCAAGCATCTGACCTGGGGAAGTAACAGTACATCAAATTGTGTGCCATTACATAAATGCAGTTATGAACAGCAACCGCTGTGTTCCATTGCCAGGCGCAGGGCAGCGGGCTTACCATGGTCCATTCATCCCTCTCAGTATCATACCTTTCCACAGTTCTCCTGTTGAGCTCTCCACCTACACTGTCTCCTCCAATTGCATAGATGTGGCCTTCACAGCAAACCAGGGATGGCTTTATGCGAACAAACAGCATTGGACTCTTTGGAAACCAAGTGTTTTGCTGGGCATCAAACCAGTAAAAGCAATTCACAGTTCGGAAGGCAACTTGAAGTTTGCTAGTTTTACTGTGGTTGGCTTTTGTGTTTTTCAGTGGGATTTGTCCACCTGCTATATAAATATCATTATCAGGAGTTACAAGTGTTCCAACCTTATGCAAATCAGCAGGAGGGCTGCAGAGCTTGTAAACTTTTTCAGCCTGTGGACTGTAGCATACTGAAGAGTAAAGACTACCAGGGTTTTCAGCAGCAGCTTCAATGAAGATCATCATTTCCTCTTTAGTCATTCCAAGTCTTGGTTTAAAAAACTTCGGCATGGATTTATATAATCCTTGAACTACTACCGATTTGTCATTTGGTGGTAAGCCTTGAAACCAAGCTCTTTGTGTAACTTCAGAAAGCGCATCAATTCTTATCTGGCTAAGAACAGATGATAAATACTGTGATCGAGATTCTGTGTTGTACTCCAGCCACAACATAGCAGCTTCACGAACTGTCTCTTCTTTTTCCACATTTAAGTTGTCACTACTCAAAATATCTATCAGCAGATCATGTGAGAGTTGCATGAAAGCCTCTTGGTGGTATACAGCTGTGAACTTGTGTTCCACCATCCGTTTAGCACTCTGTTTCAACTCTTCACAACTGAAAAGATCAGCAAAACTCAAGAGCCGTACACAGTtctctgcatttatttttttaattaagtatTCTCTACAGCGGTGTAACACATCTTCTACCTGAAATGAAAGGTCAATGCAATAAGAATCAAACTGTTGTTTATAGTTAAGTTCATATTTGTAAATAATggcaaatgagaaaccatttcCCTAGTTCCACAGTACAGGTCTCCCCATGATTTATTAAGCACTCTCTGCTGATGAAGGATATAGTTGCAGATTGTAAGCACCTTGCACCTAAacagaagaactgctggccctcatccccttcccctccaccactcccttctccttttgtgtcatgtctttttagattgtaagcctgagggcagggaaccgcctaattaaaagattatatgtacagcgctgtgtaaatttacagagctttataaataaaggttaatataataataataataaaaaacaatagtTACATCTGAGACTACCAAGAAAGTAGGGGGGCACTCCAGTTTGTCTGCTGAGATCAACACCACTTCATTATTAAAGAGAATATAGGCTCATAGCAATCACTGATTTCTTTGCTATCTCAGCATTAACATGGAGCCTGACTTACATAACGTCCTATTATGAGCTTGCCAGAGAGAATTTGTAGCAAATTCAAAAATGCAATGAAGTCTCTCGATCAAGAAACAGCTTGGTAGTAAAGTGAAGCAATCAGTCCCAAATGAAGCAGACAATTTAAACCTGTCACCTTGTTATGAAAAGAAACACACCATTTTCCATATTACTTTAGAGAATTCCTCAGACTTTGGTAGTTGCAGCAGCAGAGTATGAATATGGGCAGTGATGCCTAGCATATATTGAAAAGATAATGCGTGAATAGGAATAAATGGGGAATCTCTTTTGCATCTGAACTCTAGAAGTATCTATTTAACATTAACATTAGCAGGGGGTTACTTCTACATAGAAAAGACTATAAGAGTATTTTAGGCATTGGCTGGAGATCACGAAAACTGAATTCAAGATAATTTCACCTTATCAAGTATAAGTCGACAAGGCAGTGATTAAAAGTGACCAATTACTTTCACTTGTAGGGTGTGCAGACTTTGATGTACAAAACCAAGGTTAATTATTTGGTTTGCTTAGGAAGAAACAAGAACAACTCTCTGTTTGGTTCACACATTACTGTAAGACTGAAGGTCCACAGTTCATTTAGCCACTCAAATTAGACAATACAAACAGAAGCATTCTTGCCATCCAGTGACCAGGATTCCCAGAAATCCTTGGCTTATTATGGTGTCTGAATTCAGCTTTAGTGTGAAACATTTGAACGTTTCCATTGCAATTTCTAGCTAATACATCCAAAGATATTTTTCCTTATGCAATTTAAAGGGAGGAAACTCCTACCTGTAAGAAGCAAGCTGTTTCATAAAGCTGTTCAACTGTTGTATCATTTATTGCCAAATTACCCGTGTAAGCATAAGTTATTATGATTTGTAAAGTGGCTGCATCCACGTTCCTCAGATGGATATGCGTTTGTTTGCTTTCACTCAACCCGCTCATAAACATAGCcctaaagaataaaaatgaaaacatgaatTATAATTGTAATAGTTTCCACCTTAATTTCTCCAACTCTCTGGAGACCATAAGAGAATGGAATTCAGcatatttaaaagtttttaaaaatatgctttgaTTCACAGTGGCTGTATTCCAAGTTGAAGACATTCATAATCCCTTTGAAAGTTGATCACACTTCAGTCAAGTGTGCTAATGATTGCTTACACATATATTATCCAGTATATCAGTCTGGGCTGGGAGATTTCGTACTCAACATTACCAAGTACTCAAAGTTATGTTAATAATCCCCAAGTACTGTTAAATTGGAGAACACTTGAATCATATCATAAATGTTTTGCTGTGTTTTCAAAATTTAAGTTATCTAGAACTGTTCACCCTTGTTCAAGTTAACAGAACATAGACCACAATCCTTATTTAACAGactttaaaaatcaaaaggaCTTTAACTTTGATTTTCTATGAATTCTCTAGCTCAGACACTCTTTATCTAGTGGCCTCTCCCTTCAAATAACGTTCTGTTTCAGTTCAGTTGACCCTTGAGCAGGCTTGTGTCGGCAAATTTTTTAAGACTAAGATCCAGTTGCCACTAACAGCCAGGGCATATAGGCTATCCATGTGGCTGGATATGGTAGTCAGCCTCCAGCTTTCATTTCTTCACCACCACCTGAGCCTATGTAACACATAATAAGAACCAAGCCGCAACACAACATGCACTGCACGAATGACCTATATGCCTGAGCATGGGCACATGTCGATCTCTTACTCTCTGATCTTGTCTTGGCATAAATCAGTAAGAATTatgcatctctctccctgctctcCAAACTGCTCTCAACCCAAAGAGCAGGAGTGCACATTAGGAGCTGGCATTTGGGGAGGAGGGCAATCTTCTGCTCCCAGGACACTTCACAGGCCATTAAGGACTGCCAAAAAATCCACAATGCTAAAATTTAAACTAGACGTAGTCAGAAATCTAGttatggttttgaaaaatgagCAGTTCTTTTAATGTGGCCaattatttaaaaggtaaatcactgaatttgcttcttcttttttgtagcctggaggattctgagTGGAATCACGGGCTGCAAAAAAGCCATGGAGGTCCCATCCTGGTGTACAGTCTCCATTTTGCTTGTCAAGAGACAGATCCCAAAATAACCATAAAAGAAGATGCCTTCTACTGCAAAAATGCTATTGAATGAGCAAGAGACATTTGAGAGCTTCTTTGTCAGTATTCCATATCCCTCCCACATTTTGGGcataaacaaaaacagcaatgaGGACCCAGGCTAGCAATTGTGTCCTTTAGTTTGGTCCTTCCATATCTGTAAAAAGAAAGGTGTTCCCCATTGTCGAGGTtatcaagtcgtgtctgaccatagggggcagtgctcatctccattactaagccgaagagccagcgttgtcagagactactctgtgatcatgcggccagcatgactacacagaaacgctgtttactttcccaccgaagtggtacctatttatctacttgcatttgcatgctttcgaactgctaggctgacagaaactgggactaatgatgggagctcaccccatcatgtggcacctgggcctcgaactgccaacctaccgatcttgcaatcaacagagtcagcgtcttaaccacttgagccaccacatccccatgtatgtgtgcatatatacacatacaagctttccattcattttcatgTAACCAGTTCACTTAGGCTCTAATAAATTAAATATTGCAGTCTTGgatatacaaaattaaaatactggattttctcagaagaaaaatagtattttatgtaCATACCTGAAATAAGAGCTACATGTAGCAAGAACCATCTTATGGCATGGGAATTCAGTGCcctcaacaattaaaacaatgtcaGTTAGCAACTGCTGTTCATAGAATAACTTTAACTGCTCCAGTAAGGACACAGCATATTCTGTGTTGATCTGCCTTTCTTCCTGGGTAGACATGTCTGCATTCCATTAATATTTCCAGGACCAGATTAGAGAAGCCACTTTATTACAGCAGGAAAGAGGTCAAAGAACCATTTCTTGAAAATCTCAGAAGAAATTTTAGGGGATACTCTTCGAAGCCTTTGAAAACTTTATTAGGACATACAGCAATGACAGACTGTACTGCTGAATTAAGAATACTTCAGAGTTTGACCCACTCCTGGGGTGCAATGCACTGACTTGATGTTCATCTGTTCTTCTGAGACATTCAAGAATGACAGCCAAGTTTCTGGTGAGATTTCCAGTGATGCAGCACGTAGGCGAATAAATGAAATGTGTGAGGTAGATTTTCTTCAACCATCTCTCAATC from Sceloporus undulatus isolate JIND9_A2432 ecotype Alabama chromosome 6, SceUnd_v1.1, whole genome shotgun sequence carries:
- the KBTBD2 gene encoding kelch repeat and BTB domain-containing protein 2; the protein is MSTQEERQINTEYAVSLLEQLKLFYEQQLLTDIVLIVEGTEFPCHKMVLATCSSYFRAMFMSGLSESKQTHIHLRNVDAATLQIIITYAYTGNLAINDTTVEQLYETACFLQVEDVLHRCREYLIKKINAENCVRLLSFADLFSCEELKQSAKRMVEHKFTAVYHQEAFMQLSHDLLIDILSSDNLNVEKEETVREAAMLWLEYNTESRSQYLSSVLSQIRIDALSEVTQRAWFQGLPPNDKSVVVQGLYKSMPKFFKPRLGMTKEEMMIFIEAAAENPGSLYSSVCYSPQAEKVYKLCSPPADLHKVGTLVTPDNDIYIAGGQIPLKNTKANHSKTSKLQVAFRTVNCFYWFDAQQNTWFPKSPMLFVRIKPSLVCCEGHIYAIGGDSVGGELNRRTVERYDTERDEWTMVSPLPCAWQWNTAVAVHNCIYVMAHNLMYCYFPRSDAWVEMAMRQTSRCFASAAAFGDKIFYIGGLHVGGNSGIRLPTSTVDGSSVTVEVYDVNKNEWQMAANIPAKRYSDPCVRAVVISNSLCVFIRETHMNERAKYATYQYDMDLDCWFLRQHIPERVLWDLGKDFRCTVGKLYPSCLEESPWKPPPYLFPDAADEFELDGEMVTLPPV